The stretch of DNA ctgggtcttgtgacaggtcTATTAAGTtcaggaccagctgacttccttggcaagacttcggaaccactgtctccatttctctggggttatatCGTAGGCTTTCTTCATAACCTACAAACTTCTCCCATGTTGtttctttgactcttctccagtgagctgCTTGAGCTTTTCCTttcatgtgcttggcaagcactaaggccccctctgtctcggtggtgttgtagttttcaaagagcgactctatttcctccaaccatgcttctggctcttcctcagtccacttggggactagggaattaatgcttgagatcggagtatttggtgcagcaggtgtagggttggaggcttgttggatcaccctagcttcagcactttcctttcttgccttctccagctcaagctccctttctttgagagctagctcacttgCCTTGAGAGCTTGCTCGCTTGCCTTGAGAGCTTGCTCGCTTGCCTTGAGAGCTTGCTCGCTTGCCTCGAGAGCTTGCTCGTTTTCCTttagggctaattcatgctgtcttctcctctcttctcttgcatcttccagttGCCTCTTTTCTTCAGCATACCACCTCTGTTCTGCTCTTTCATTCCTCACTTGCTTGGCCAAGTTGTCCGCCTGTTTCTTGACCCACTTGGAGAGTTCTGGTCCCGTGAGACTTGCCTTCTCCAGATCCATGAAGGTTCTGTAATgctctgttgccatggttctggtaggtaagggAGTCTACTTTGGTTAACTGGACGTACTTTGGAattgaggaagtgtccctcaggtTAGGGTGACACCcaagtggtgtggcaccttttcaataaggtggcactgtggctgagtgtgccatgcaaaggtcacactgatggagcaatCCTAAAGGAATAATGATtcttatgggtggatacactggtaaagtggaagtgatcctgaaggagcataggtccttatgggcagatacactgatttggcactctgtatctcagatacaggtgcagtggcttatatggGAGGACCATGTCTGGTGGCACTAGGGTGTCGGTGTGTTCTGGGGAACAACACTAAGAGGCAGTGCAACCAaattgcactgaaggaaatggcactctgcccaaGGCAGTGTGAGAGTAATgaataaaagggaaagtgaaaaggtAAGCGCTTCTGTAACTTagtcgttggcagtgcctcagattagtggcactgtggaaggagaAACCCTTGAGCTTGCACTTGTGgctggctagttctaagaactagtggctgctccctgacatgaggaaaggaaggttttggggtttgCACTCAATGTGCAATTTGGTGCTTGCTGGTGCAcacaagtcttggataatggaaaccCACTCGTGCAcaacagttgataact from Macrobrachium rosenbergii isolate ZJJX-2024 chromosome 51, ASM4041242v1, whole genome shotgun sequence encodes:
- the LOC136832945 gene encoding ribonuclease Y-like; protein product: MATEHYRTFMDLEKASLTGPELSKWVKKQADNLAKQVRNERAEQRWYAEEKRQLEDAREERRRQHELALKENEQALEASEQALKASEQALKASEQALKASELALKERELELEKARKESAEARTEGALVLAKHMKGKAQAAHWRRVKETTWEKFVGYEESLRYNPREMETVVPKSCQGSQLVLNLIDLSQDPVWYLLV